A DNA window from Comamonas fluminis contains the following coding sequences:
- a CDS encoding site-specific integrase, translating to MAGKKQFPNGSWQYTFKRKDVLDKPLYLTFSTEKEGDEYAAKLEALLARGIVPLEHQISESVLTIKDLIQEYERDAHPSAKDISALNTIVKDLGPTRLADINAAWVDHWISMMKRIDKIAPTTIQWKVGALARATDWGMRKGLLTMPDHALRSLPSGYAQYTKADAAVAGVSRKDNERDRRLEHGEWEKILEVLAAGVLPRSQRQLLLTGRRDKTALKCIMVLAVESAMRMREMFTLRWSQVALDKKTIFLDKTKNGDKRQVPLSSIALAELRAFRPENANPTALVFPFLEGDESAKSLNSTTDFLSRLWVNIFKQAGAQGLLFHDLRHEATSRLFERTSLSETQIMKITGHKSHRMLMRYANLRGSTLADALW from the coding sequence ATGGCAGGCAAGAAGCAATTCCCCAATGGCTCGTGGCAGTACACGTTCAAGCGCAAGGACGTGCTGGATAAGCCTCTGTACCTCACGTTTTCCACAGAGAAGGAAGGTGACGAATATGCAGCCAAGCTGGAGGCACTGCTTGCGCGAGGCATCGTTCCCCTGGAGCACCAAATCTCCGAAAGTGTTCTCACGATTAAAGACCTGATACAGGAATATGAACGGGATGCACACCCGTCAGCTAAAGATATTTCCGCGCTCAACACAATCGTGAAGGACCTTGGCCCGACGCGATTGGCAGACATCAATGCGGCTTGGGTGGACCACTGGATCTCGATGATGAAGCGTATCGACAAGATCGCACCCACCACGATCCAGTGGAAGGTTGGAGCACTTGCTCGTGCCACAGACTGGGGGATGCGCAAGGGACTCTTGACGATGCCGGATCATGCACTGCGCTCTCTTCCTAGTGGCTATGCCCAGTACACAAAAGCTGATGCTGCTGTTGCGGGTGTGTCGCGTAAGGACAACGAGAGAGATAGACGCCTTGAGCATGGCGAGTGGGAAAAAATTTTGGAAGTGCTGGCAGCCGGAGTGCTGCCGCGTAGCCAGCGGCAGTTGCTGCTGACAGGGCGCAGAGACAAAACAGCCTTGAAGTGCATCATGGTGCTGGCTGTGGAGTCGGCCATGCGGATGCGCGAAATGTTCACTCTGCGCTGGAGTCAGGTCGCGCTGGATAAAAAGACCATCTTTCTGGATAAGACCAAAAACGGAGACAAGCGACAAGTGCCCTTGTCTTCGATTGCTCTGGCCGAACTGCGCGCGTTCAGGCCAGAAAATGCCAATCCCACCGCGCTGGTGTTCCCTTTCTTGGAAGGGGATGAATCGGCTAAATCGCTAAACAGCACGACGGATTTTCTTTCGCGGCTGTGGGTCAATATTTTTAAGCAAGCTGGTGCGCAGGGGCTGCTTTTCCATGATCTGAGACACGAAGCGACTAGCCGGCTGTTTGAGCGAACCAGCCTCAGTGAAACACAGATCATGAAAATCACAGGTCACAAGAGCCACCGCATGCTTATGCGGTACGCAAACCTGCGTGGATCGACGCTGGCCGATGCCCTTTGGTGA
- a CDS encoding S24 family peptidase, translating into MQPIDVTRRENLGLLIKAAGSQAALSETIGKAPAQISQWLNASINSKTGKPRVMSNAIAREIESKTGKPEGWMDQPARSEDLHTHGGSNVEFSAIEGVRRVPVISYVQAGMWTEIVNAFQHSDAADWLVTSDRHSRESFALTVRGNSMEPDFKEGDVVIIDPSIKPRPGSFVAAKNGREEATFKKYRPRSIDVLGNEIFELVPLNEDYPTMRSSEQHIEIIGTMVEHRRFFK; encoded by the coding sequence ATGCAACCCATCGATGTCACACGTCGCGAAAACTTGGGCCTGCTGATCAAAGCAGCAGGCAGTCAAGCCGCGCTCTCTGAAACGATTGGCAAGGCCCCTGCGCAAATCAGTCAGTGGCTGAATGCGTCGATCAATTCAAAAACCGGTAAGCCTCGCGTGATGAGCAATGCGATCGCGCGCGAAATTGAATCCAAGACCGGCAAGCCTGAAGGATGGATGGATCAGCCTGCCAGGAGCGAAGATCTCCATACGCATGGTGGCTCGAATGTCGAATTCAGTGCAATCGAGGGTGTTCGGAGGGTGCCCGTGATTTCTTACGTTCAAGCGGGCATGTGGACTGAGATCGTCAACGCATTCCAACACAGTGATGCCGCCGACTGGCTTGTAACCAGTGACAGGCACTCCCGAGAAAGCTTTGCTCTTACGGTGCGCGGAAACTCCATGGAACCCGACTTCAAAGAGGGTGATGTTGTGATCATCGACCCCAGCATCAAGCCACGACCTGGTTCCTTTGTTGCCGCAAAAAATGGCCGCGAAGAGGCGACCTTTAAAAAGTACCGTCCTCGCTCCATAGATGTTCTGGGGAACGAGATCTTCGAGCTTGTCCCGCTTAATGAGGACTACCCAACCATGCGCTCGAGCGAGCAGCACATTGAAATCATCGGCACGATGGTTGAGCACCGCAGGTTCTTCAAGTAA
- a CDS encoding phage Gp37/Gp68 family protein, translating into MAENTKIEWTDHTFNPWEGCQEVGPGCKNCYAELRNARFAGGQSVNFGPGAPRRRTSASNWNKPLKWNKQAELLQAAWDGFKKEHPDLTDDELIAKGFIKPRRPRVFCASLADVFDNAVDPQWRADLFSLIAQTSNLDWLLLTKRIGNVKPMLAELAHGSDPDLSLLDMMPLPNVWLGATVVNQEEADRDIPKLLAMPAKVRFLSMEPLLGPVNLVPYLYDIHLDNGEKPVDWVIVGGETGPGARPMHPGWARSLRDQCAAANVPFLFKQWGDWSPGYAEHGNDLGYDAIVDATQHEWPEGHCSFRVGKKAAGRLLDGRTWDEFPVT; encoded by the coding sequence ATGGCTGAAAACACAAAGATCGAGTGGACCGACCACACGTTTAACCCCTGGGAAGGCTGCCAGGAAGTTGGCCCAGGCTGCAAAAACTGCTATGCCGAGCTTCGCAACGCACGCTTCGCGGGCGGTCAGTCCGTGAACTTTGGGCCGGGCGCGCCGCGCCGCCGCACCAGCGCCAGCAACTGGAACAAGCCGCTGAAGTGGAACAAGCAGGCAGAGCTGCTGCAGGCTGCCTGGGACGGCTTCAAGAAGGAACACCCCGACCTGACCGATGACGAACTGATTGCCAAGGGCTTCATCAAGCCGCGCCGGCCGCGCGTCTTCTGCGCCTCGCTGGCCGATGTGTTCGACAACGCGGTGGACCCGCAATGGCGCGCTGATCTTTTCAGCTTGATTGCTCAGACTTCCAATCTTGATTGGTTGCTGCTGACAAAGCGCATTGGCAACGTGAAGCCCATGCTGGCCGAGCTGGCGCACGGCAGTGACCCAGACCTGAGCCTGCTGGACATGATGCCGCTGCCCAATGTCTGGCTTGGCGCCACGGTCGTGAATCAGGAAGAGGCTGACCGCGACATTCCCAAGCTGCTGGCCATGCCTGCCAAGGTGCGCTTTCTGAGCATGGAGCCGCTGCTGGGGCCGGTGAACTTGGTTCCATACCTGTACGACATTCATTTGGACAATGGCGAAAAGCCAGTGGACTGGGTGATCGTCGGCGGCGAAACAGGCCCAGGCGCTCGACCCATGCACCCCGGCTGGGCGCGCTCCCTGCGCGATCAGTGCGCAGCGGCGAACGTACCGTTCCTGTTCAAGCAATGGGGTGATTGGAGCCCAGGCTACGCCGAGCATGGCAACGACCTTGGATATGACGCGATTGTCGACGCTACACAGCACGAGTGGCCGGAAGGTCATTGCTCTTTCAGGGTGGGCAAGAAAGCCGCAGGCCGCCTGCTCGATGGCCGCACCTGGGACGAGTTCCCGGTCACATGA
- a CDS encoding IS256 family transposase, whose amino-acid sequence MSTKKHDVPEELLSGLLANYKKPEDLIGENGLLKQLTKLLVERALDAELTEHLGHERNEAVANTTGNTRNGKSKKTLKGDFGELPIEVPRDRHGSFEPQLIPKHQTRWAGFDDKIISLYARGMTVREIQAHLEEMYGTEVSPSLISSVTDAVADEVKTWQARPLDAIYPIVYLDCIHVKVREGAVRVKAVYLAIGITMTGEKEVLGLWLAQTEGAKFWLQVVTELRNRGVHDIFIACVDGLKGFPEAIEAVFPRTVVQLCIVHMVRHSLNYVSWKRRKEVAADLRRIYTAATAEEAELMLGEFEQRWDAEYLPIGQSWRRNWSRLTPFFDYPPEIRKVIYTTNAIESVNMGLRKLTKNRGSFPSDEALTKLFYLALRNISQKWTMPIRDWKAALTRFTIQFGDRISIN is encoded by the coding sequence ATGAGCACCAAGAAACACGACGTACCCGAAGAACTGCTGTCTGGCCTGCTGGCCAACTACAAGAAACCCGAAGACCTCATCGGCGAGAACGGCCTGCTCAAACAGTTGACCAAGCTGCTGGTGGAGCGAGCCCTGGACGCCGAACTGACCGAGCATCTGGGCCACGAACGCAACGAAGCGGTAGCCAACACCACTGGCAACACCCGCAATGGCAAGAGCAAGAAGACCCTCAAGGGCGATTTCGGCGAGTTGCCCATCGAGGTGCCACGTGACCGCCATGGCAGCTTCGAGCCCCAACTCATCCCCAAGCACCAGACCCGCTGGGCCGGCTTCGACGACAAAATCATCTCGCTGTACGCCCGCGGCATGACGGTGCGCGAGATACAGGCCCACCTAGAGGAGATGTACGGCACCGAGGTCTCGCCCAGCCTGATTTCCTCGGTGACCGACGCCGTGGCCGATGAGGTCAAGACCTGGCAAGCCCGCCCGCTCGATGCAATCTACCCCATCGTCTATCTGGACTGCATCCATGTGAAGGTGCGCGAGGGCGCTGTGCGGGTCAAGGCGGTGTACCTGGCCATCGGCATCACCATGACGGGCGAGAAGGAGGTGCTGGGCCTGTGGCTGGCGCAGACCGAGGGGGCCAAATTCTGGCTGCAGGTCGTGACCGAGCTGCGCAACCGGGGCGTGCATGACATCTTCATCGCCTGCGTCGATGGCCTCAAGGGCTTCCCTGAAGCCATTGAGGCCGTGTTTCCCAGGACAGTGGTTCAGTTGTGCATCGTGCACATGGTGCGCCACAGCCTGAACTACGTCTCGTGGAAGCGTCGCAAAGAAGTGGCCGCAGACCTGAGACGCATCTACACGGCCGCCACCGCCGAGGAGGCCGAGCTGATGCTCGGTGAATTCGAGCAGCGCTGGGATGCCGAGTACCTGCCCATCGGCCAGTCCTGGCGCAGGAACTGGAGCCGCTTGACCCCGTTCTTTGACTACCCGCCGGAAATCCGCAAGGTCATCTACACCACCAATGCCATCGAGTCGGTGAACATGGGCCTGAGGAAGCTGACCAAGAACCGGGGCTCGTTCCCCAGCGACGAGGCGCTGACCAAGCTGTTCTACCTGGCCCTGCGCAACATCAGCCAGAAGTGGACCATGCCCATCCGGGATTGGAAGGCTGCGCTGACCCGCTTTACCATTCAGTTCGGAGACCGCATTTCCATCAATTGA
- a CDS encoding VWA domain-containing protein has translation MTVAQAIINKLSEYDFVIAIDTSGSMGEPVKAGSPTTRWQAVQESAMAMIRDAQQIDQDGLGLVLFGSKVESFDGVTADKAREIFATHNPRGTTPLAEALDAAFALAGKSDKKDMIIVFTDGVPDDRQAAAARIIQQANSQANDDDCTVLFIQVGDDAAATAYLKSLDDALPGAKFDIVDAKTVAEADAFASTAELVAAAIAD, from the coding sequence ATGACCGTAGCCCAAGCCATCATCAACAAGCTCTCCGAATATGACTTCGTGATCGCCATCGACACTTCCGGCTCCATGGGCGAGCCCGTGAAAGCTGGTTCCCCCACTACTCGCTGGCAAGCCGTTCAGGAATCTGCCATGGCCATGATCCGCGACGCACAGCAGATTGACCAAGACGGCCTGGGCCTGGTGCTGTTTGGCAGCAAAGTGGAATCCTTTGATGGCGTGACCGCAGACAAGGCCCGCGAAATCTTCGCCACGCACAACCCTCGCGGCACCACGCCTCTGGCTGAAGCGCTGGACGCGGCCTTTGCTCTGGCTGGAAAGTCCGACAAGAAGGACATGATCATCGTCTTTACCGACGGTGTTCCTGACGACCGTCAAGCGGCTGCTGCTCGCATCATCCAGCAGGCCAATAGCCAAGCCAATGACGATGACTGCACTGTGCTGTTCATTCAAGTGGGTGACGACGCGGCAGCCACCGCTTACCTGAAGTCGCTGGACGATGCGCTGCCTGGTGCCAAGTTCGACATTGTGGATGCCAAGACCGTGGCCGAAGCTGATGCGTTCGCCTCCACGGCCGAGCTGGTGGCCGCAGCCATCGCAGACTGA
- a CDS encoding recombination-associated protein RdgC, translated as MFKNMIIYRIAESWQCDLQVLEDALQKTVFEECGATQERSVGWVPPRGEPHGPLAESVAGQWVMRFMTEAKVLPASVLNRKVNEKAEHIEKTEGRKPGKKEKRELKDEAKLDLLPMAFTKQGSMWVWIDPQARTLVLDTGAQGRADEVVTLLVEGLPGFALALLDTQTSPQAAMAHWLMTQEPPAGFTADRETELKAADESKAVVRYARHPLDIDEVRQHIEHGKLPTKLAMTWDDRVSFVLTQGLQIKNIALLDAVMDGNSQDDSGFDTDVTIATGELSRLIPDLIEALGGEGRTGLGDLPASLAASASTTGPKAAPTDTSPGESPF; from the coding sequence ATGTTCAAGAACATGATCATTTACCGCATTGCCGAAAGCTGGCAATGCGACCTGCAGGTGCTGGAGGATGCCCTGCAGAAAACAGTGTTTGAAGAGTGCGGAGCCACCCAAGAGCGTTCTGTCGGCTGGGTGCCGCCGCGTGGCGAGCCACATGGCCCGCTGGCTGAGTCCGTGGCCGGTCAGTGGGTGATGCGCTTCATGACTGAGGCCAAAGTGCTGCCGGCCAGCGTGCTCAATCGCAAGGTCAACGAGAAGGCCGAGCACATCGAAAAGACCGAGGGCCGCAAGCCGGGCAAGAAGGAAAAACGCGAGCTCAAGGACGAGGCCAAGCTGGACCTGCTGCCCATGGCTTTTACCAAGCAGGGCAGCATGTGGGTCTGGATCGATCCGCAGGCACGCACGCTGGTGCTCGATACCGGTGCCCAGGGCCGCGCCGATGAGGTGGTCACCCTGCTGGTAGAAGGCCTGCCCGGATTCGCGCTGGCCCTACTGGACACTCAGACCAGCCCACAAGCGGCCATGGCCCACTGGCTGATGACACAGGAGCCGCCGGCGGGCTTCACTGCCGACCGCGAGACGGAGCTGAAAGCGGCCGACGAGTCCAAGGCAGTCGTCCGCTACGCCCGCCATCCACTGGACATTGATGAAGTACGCCAGCACATCGAACACGGCAAGCTGCCGACCAAGCTGGCCATGACCTGGGATGACCGCGTGAGCTTTGTGCTGACCCAAGGCCTGCAGATCAAGAACATCGCGCTGCTGGATGCGGTCATGGATGGCAACAGCCAGGACGATAGCGGCTTCGATACCGATGTGACCATTGCCACCGGCGAGCTGTCGCGCCTGATCCCTGACCTGATTGAAGCGCTGGGTGGTGAAGGTCGCACCGGCCTGGGTGACCTGCCCGCATCACTGGCTGCCAGCGCCAGCACTACCGGCCCGAAAGCCGCGCCGACTGACACCTCCCCAGGCGAAAGCCCGTTCTAA
- a CDS encoding RusA family crossover junction endodeoxyribonuclease — MNSSSTDVRAALAAKGYGMGRGVRDTWARPSTAPVAPPARRSRPQAVTKATYSHEVGRRLTFEVPGTPVAKGRHRTAVVKNRVRNYTPEKTANYEAYVAGCAKQAMAGRPMTDGPVALSVTAYFSIPSSWPKKRQAAARAGELRHIQKPDIDNLLKSLKDGMNGVVWKDDCQVCELHNCSKGYCDSPRVVVTVEEI; from the coding sequence ATGAATTCATCGTCAACTGATGTGCGCGCAGCGCTGGCTGCCAAGGGTTATGGCATGGGCCGTGGTGTGCGGGATACCTGGGCGCGGCCCAGTACTGCGCCTGTAGCGCCACCAGCCCGCAGGAGTCGTCCCCAGGCAGTGACAAAAGCCACATACAGCCACGAGGTGGGCCGCCGCCTGACGTTTGAGGTTCCTGGGACACCAGTCGCCAAGGGCCGCCACCGCACAGCTGTGGTCAAGAACCGTGTGCGCAACTACACGCCAGAAAAGACTGCGAACTACGAAGCCTATGTGGCGGGATGCGCGAAGCAGGCAATGGCGGGCCGACCCATGACAGATGGCCCGGTCGCTTTGTCTGTTACGGCGTATTTCTCCATTCCCTCCAGTTGGCCGAAGAAGCGCCAGGCGGCTGCCCGTGCTGGTGAGTTGCGTCACATCCAGAAGCCAGACATTGACAACCTGCTGAAGTCTCTCAAGGACGGGATGAACGGCGTGGTGTGGAAAGACGACTGTCAGGTCTGCGAACTGCACAACTGCAGCAAGGGTTACTGCGATAGCCCCCGGGTGGTGGTGACGGTGGAGGAAATCTGA
- a CDS encoding transcriptional regulator, producing the protein MKLSEYLNQLGRGGKSAFAKAIGAYAPDLSDWSAGKRPIPARYCPAIETHSNGAVTRIECRPDDWQTYWPELAQPSTPAQEVANG; encoded by the coding sequence ATGAAGCTATCGGAATACTTGAACCAGCTAGGGCGAGGTGGCAAGTCAGCATTCGCCAAGGCAATCGGCGCATACGCCCCAGACCTTTCCGATTGGAGTGCAGGCAAGCGCCCAATCCCGGCTCGGTACTGCCCTGCAATTGAGACCCACAGTAATGGTGCGGTTACACGTATCGAATGCCGTCCAGATGACTGGCAGACCTATTGGCCCGAGCTGGCGCAGCCATCCACCCCAGCGCAGGAGGTGGCCAATGGCTGA
- a CDS encoding phage antirepressor KilAC domain-containing protein yields the protein MTTAAMPLTMSSREIAELTGKDLSHVNRDIRAMLDSLADDPELDHVREDQDGRGYTTAFHLGRELTYTLLAGYSVVLRRRVIARWQELEAQQEPRLPQTMAQALRLAAEQAEQIEAQQEQLAQAAPKVEYVDRYVAANGSMGFRQVAKLLQANEHEFRAWLQDEKIMYRLGGEWAAYQNHIDAGRFVVRAGVASINEHAFNTTKFTPKGTQWVAGLWGQHRARLAQEAGGQA from the coding sequence ATGACGACTGCGGCGATGCCGCTGACGATGAGCAGCCGGGAGATTGCGGAGCTGACGGGTAAGGACCTGAGCCATGTGAACCGCGACATTCGCGCGATGCTGGACTCGCTGGCAGATGATCCAGAACTGGATCATGTCCGCGAGGATCAGGACGGACGGGGTTACACCACGGCTTTCCATCTGGGCCGCGAGCTGACCTACACGCTGCTGGCTGGCTACAGCGTGGTGCTGCGCCGCCGGGTGATCGCGCGTTGGCAGGAGCTGGAGGCTCAGCAGGAGCCACGCTTGCCGCAGACCATGGCCCAGGCGCTGCGTCTTGCTGCAGAGCAAGCCGAGCAGATCGAGGCCCAGCAGGAGCAGCTGGCGCAGGCTGCCCCGAAGGTGGAGTACGTGGACCGCTATGTGGCGGCTAATGGCTCCATGGGCTTCAGGCAGGTGGCCAAGCTGCTGCAGGCTAATGAGCACGAGTTCCGCGCCTGGCTGCAGGACGAAAAGATCATGTACCGGCTGGGCGGCGAGTGGGCGGCCTACCAGAACCATATCGATGCTGGCCGCTTTGTGGTGCGCGCAGGCGTGGCTTCGATCAACGAGCACGCATTCAACACGACGAAGTTCACGCCCAAGGGTACGCAGTGGGTTGCGGGCCTGTGGGGTCAGCACAGGGCGCGGCTGGCGCAGGAAGCGGGGGGGCAGGCATGA
- a CDS encoding helix-turn-helix domain-containing protein: MTKQNKPVTCSVKEAAEILKVHASTIEKLIATGDLPAGRIGRAYVMRTADVERYAEKVILDQTAARLTKGHRPASIHAGLRTA; encoded by the coding sequence ATGACCAAGCAAAATAAGCCCGTAACCTGCTCTGTGAAGGAAGCCGCAGAAATCCTCAAGGTGCATGCGTCTACCATTGAAAAGCTCATCGCAACCGGCGACCTTCCTGCAGGCCGTATCGGGCGCGCCTACGTCATGCGAACAGCAGACGTAGAGCGTTATGCAGAAAAAGTCATTCTTGACCAGACCGCTGCTCGACTCACCAAAGGGCATCGGCCAGCGTCGATCCACGCAGGTTTGCGTACCGCATAA
- a CDS encoding 3'-5' exonuclease, producing MNLKAPHIVLDLETRSTKPNAIVASIGAVAIGPDLQLLTSEFHIPLAQRLQFPRHEDPDTMLWWSEQSQGARFASIMAAQTELPGQALRDFTAWVKSVADPEKVKVWGNGSVFDNVILRSLYDMFNQPPPWEWRFDRDLRTILDLHPTAKDVGEFVGVKHIAVDDARHEAKQLAKALTLHQSLSAKGEL from the coding sequence TTGAACCTCAAAGCCCCTCACATCGTGCTTGACCTCGAAACCCGCAGCACCAAGCCCAATGCCATCGTGGCATCCATTGGCGCCGTGGCCATTGGCCCGGATCTGCAGCTGTTGACCAGCGAATTCCATATTCCGCTGGCACAGCGTCTGCAGTTTCCTCGCCACGAAGACCCAGACACCATGCTCTGGTGGTCCGAGCAATCTCAAGGGGCGCGCTTTGCGTCGATCATGGCCGCGCAAACAGAGCTGCCAGGCCAAGCGCTGCGCGACTTCACGGCCTGGGTCAAAAGCGTTGCAGATCCCGAAAAAGTGAAAGTCTGGGGCAATGGCTCCGTCTTTGACAACGTGATCCTGCGCAGTCTCTACGACATGTTCAACCAGCCACCACCCTGGGAATGGCGCTTTGACCGCGACTTGCGAACCATCCTTGACCTGCACCCTACGGCAAAGGATGTGGGGGAGTTTGTGGGGGTGAAGCACATCGCCGTCGATGACGCGCGCCATGAGGCCAAGCAACTGGCGAAGGCACTCACCCTGCATCAAAGCCTGTCTGCCAAGGGAGAGCTGTGA
- a CDS encoding excalibur calcium-binding domain-containing protein — protein sequence MFRLIIYALIAVGAWKAYTTYQTRQQQAAAIQLLSEPRPRDIDVGRSVAPTKPKYQCDGRTHCSQMTSCEEATFFLRNCPGTKMDGDNDGIPCERQLC from the coding sequence TTGTTTCGATTGATCATCTATGCACTGATTGCCGTTGGAGCCTGGAAGGCTTACACCACTTATCAGACCCGGCAGCAGCAAGCTGCAGCAATTCAGCTCCTCAGCGAGCCGCGCCCTCGGGATATCGATGTAGGACGCAGCGTCGCTCCCACCAAGCCGAAATACCAGTGCGATGGGCGCACGCATTGCTCGCAGATGACCTCATGTGAAGAAGCCACCTTCTTCCTGCGCAACTGCCCCGGTACCAAGATGGACGGGGACAACGACGGTATCCCTTGCGAGCGCCAGCTCTGCTAG
- a CDS encoding DNA translocase FtsK, with protein sequence MSTPDNPLIDSARGREDQYIEAVALAKQKASVSFLQRKLVTSYHHAEDLLEQMISDGHITDYAGRCIEKVQARHIAQLRARIAELEAQLARKVPTKEELAAYLLQQDAVIIARDTYEAMRGFSPPRKVET encoded by the coding sequence GTGAGCACCCCAGACAACCCTCTGATTGACTCGGCCCGTGGGCGCGAGGATCAGTACATTGAAGCAGTCGCACTGGCCAAGCAAAAAGCCAGCGTGTCGTTTCTGCAGCGCAAGCTGGTTACCAGCTACCACCACGCCGAAGACCTGTTGGAGCAGATGATCAGCGATGGTCACATCACCGACTACGCGGGCCGTTGCATTGAAAAGGTTCAGGCACGCCACATAGCGCAGCTCCGGGCCCGCATCGCAGAGCTGGAGGCCCAGCTCGCCCGCAAGGTGCCCACCAAGGAGGAGCTGGCCGCCTACCTACTGCAACAGGACGCAGTAATCATCGCGCGCGATACCTACGAGGCCATGCGCGGCTTTTCTCCACCAAGGAAAGTTGAAACATGA